One genomic segment of Trichococcus shcherbakoviae includes these proteins:
- a CDS encoding ferredoxin → MYYTKVNQDNCIACGLCQIISPDLFDYTSEGIAFTKMDSNEGNAPIPPERFEAFLDAYRKCPTGAILRSESPFPPTERKS, encoded by the coding sequence ATGTATTATACCAAAGTAAATCAGGATAACTGCATCGCTTGTGGACTTTGCCAAATAATTTCACCGGATCTCTTCGACTACACTTCCGAAGGGATAGCTTTCACCAAAATGGATTCGAATGAGGGAAACGCACCGATACCCCCCGAACGATTTGAAGCGTTTTTGGATGCCTACCGCAAATGCCCAACAGGTGCCATCTTGCGCTCAGAATCACCGTTCCCTCCAACGGAACGGAAATCCTGA